The region GGCGGTGGTTGCACCTTTGGTTCTGCACCTGCCGGCTGACGAAATTGCGGCTAAACACCTGGCGGATACCGGTGTGCTCGGGGGGATTATCTCCGGCTCCATCGCGGCCTATATGTTTAACCGCTTCTTCCGTATTCAGTTGCCTGAATACCTGGGCTTCTTTGCCGGTAAGCGGTTTGTGCCGATTATCTCCGGCCTGGCGGCGATCGTTCTGGGCGTAGTTCTGTCCTTCATCTGGCCGCCAATCGGTACGGCTATCCAGACCTTCTCGCAGTGGGCGGCTTATCAGAACCCGGTAGTGGCGTTCGGTATCTACGGCGTGGTTGAACGTGCGCTGGTGCCGTTTGGTCTGCACCATATCTGGAACGTACCTTTCCAAATGCAGATCGGTGAGTTCACCAACGCGGCCGGCCAGGTATTCCACGGCGATATCCCGCGTTATATGGCGGGTGACCCGACTGCGGGCAAACTGTCCGGTGGCTTCCTGTTCAAAATGTACGGTCTGCCTGCCGCCGCTATTGCCATCTGGCATTCAGCCAAGCCGGAAAACCGCGCTAAAGTCGGCGGTATCATGATCTCCGCTGCGTTGACCTCGTTCCTGACCGGTATCACCGAGCCGATCGAGTTCTCCTTCATGTTCGTTGCACCGATCCTGTACGCAATCCACGCCATTCTGGCTGGCCTGGCGTTCCCGATCTGTATCCTGTTGGGTATGCGCGACGGCACCAGCTTCTCGCACGGTCTGATCGACTTTATCGTGCTGAGCGGTAACAGCAGCAAGATCTGGTTGTTCCCAATCGTGGGTATCATCTACGGTGTGGTGTACTACACCATCTTCCGCGTGCTGATTGCCAAGCTGGATCTGAAGACTCCTGGCCGTGAAGACACCGCTTCCGAGCAGGTCGCTCAGGGTGGTTCTGAGATGTCTGCGGCTCTGGTCCAGGCCTTTGGCGGTAAAGATAACATCACCAATCTGGATGCCTGCATCACCCGTCTGCGCGTTAGCGTGGCGGACGTGAGCAAAGTTGACCAGCCTGGTCTGAAAAAACTGGGTGCTGCCGGCGTTGTTGTCGCAGGCTCAGGCGTTCAGGCTATCTTTGGTACCAAATCTGACAACCTGAAAACCGATATGGACGAATACATCCGTAATCACTAATTCAGGCTGGGGAGCTTTGAGGGAGGCGAAAGCCTCCCTTTTTTATTGCTTTTTATATTGATTTTTAAGTGTTTTTATTTTACGTGTCCACATTAAAACCTCGCATTAACTACGCGGTACAAATACCCACCTCTGCGGACACTCTGCTTAGCCAAAGATCAATGCAGTTTGTCCGCCGTTATTGGGATGAGGCTGCTCCTTATGGGAGAAATGCAGCGTTGCATGGTCGACAGTTGGGAGCATTGGACTGACGTTAAGCCCTTCGTATTGCGCCCGGTGGCGGCGCGGGAAGTCTGGATCGGTTATGACCCGGCCAGTTCTGAAAACGGCGATAGCGCCGGTTGTGCGGTTATCCTGCCGCCGCTGATTGCGGGCGGCAAGTTCCGCGTGCTGGAGCGCCATCAGTGGCGCGGCATGGATTTTTCCGCCCAGGCCAAAAATATCAAGGCGCTGACTGAGCGCTACAACGTGACCTATATCGGCATCGATAACACCGGCCTTGGCCGTGCGGTGTCGCAACTGGTGCGCCAATTCTTCCCGGCGGTTAACGCCATCAACTACAACCTTGAAATGAAAACCGACCTGGTACTGAAAGCCCGCGATGTGATCCGCTCTGGCCGCCTGGAGTTTGACGCGGGTGCGCTGGATATCGCCCAGGCGTTTATGTCCATCCGTAAACAGATGACCGCAACGGGCCGACGGGCAACCTATGTCACCAGTCGCGCCGAAGGCGTGAGCCACGGGGATGTGGCCTGGGCGGTCATGCACGCCTTATTCAATGAACCGCTCGAAGGGGCAACTGGTAGCAATACAGGTTTTATGGAGATTTTTTAAATGAGCAAACGCAACCGGGGCCACAAAAACACCCAGCCGATCACGCAGAAACAAAGCGGGGCGCAGCATGTGGAGGCGTTCACCTTCGGCGACCCGATCCCGATGCTGGATCGGCGTGAAATCCTGGATTATCTGGAGTGCAGCATTGTTGACCGTTGGTATGAGCCGCCGATCTCTTTCAGTGGCCTGGCGAAAACGTTTCGCGCGGCGGTGCATCACAGTTCACCGATCACCATGAAGCGCAATATTTTAGTGAGCATGTTCAAGCCCCACCGGTTGCTGTCAAAGCAGGATTTTAGCCGCTATGCGCAGGATTTTATGGTGTTCGGCAACAGTTTTATTGAAGGGCGCTACAACCGGTTGGGCGGTCTGATGAAATTGGCCCCCAGCCTGGCGAAATATACCCGCCGTGGCGTAGAAACGGATTCTTACTGGTTCGTGTAATCGTGGATGGAGCCGCATCAGTTTGCGGAGGGTTCTATTTTCCACCTGTTGGATCCTGACATTAACCAGGAGATTTACGGCGTTCCCGAATACCTTTCCTCGCTTAACTCCATCTGGCTTAATGAGGCGGCAACGCTGTTTCGCCGGAAATACTACCTTAACGGCAGCCATGCCGGGTTTATTCTGTACATGAACGACGCGGCACACAAACAAGAGGATATTGATAACCTGCGCAAAGCGCTGAAAGAGTCAAAGGGGCCGGGTAACTTCCGTAACCTGTTTATGTATGCGCCTGGCGGTAAGCCGGACGGGTTACAACTGATCCCCCTGGCCGAAGTCGCGGCAAAGGACGAATTTTTGAACATCAAAAACGTGACCCGCGATGATCAACTTGCGGCCCAGCGCACTCCGCCACAATTGATGGGGATTTTGCCGAATAACACCGGTGGTTTTGGTGACGTTGAGAAGGCCGCGCGAGTATTTGCGATTAACGAGCTGGCACCGTTGCAGGAAAGGCTATGTGAACTTAACGAGTGGGCAGGGGAAGAGGTGGTCAGCTTCAACCCTTATGAATTGCTGAAATCGGATGTTTAAGCGTTTAGCTCAATAAACATACTTAATAATACTTGAACGGATAATTTTTTTTATGTTTTGAGCCAGATTTTATCTGACAGTCGACTTTTGCAGAAACCGACGTTGGTAGATATCTAGGCGGCCTCTCTTTTACCATTTTAATCCCGGTGATATAAAAAAACTGGCTAAATCCACAGTAATTATGTTGCGGCGGTTCACTTCCGTGATTAAAAGATGACCAGCTAAAGTGTCAAAAGTTAGCGTTAATTTGAAATTAGTAAGTATAATGGATGCATATGTTTTTTTTCGTCAAAGCATGAAAATGAATAACTTCATGTTGTTTATTAAAATGCAAATGAACTTGCTGGTATCTGTCTTAAGCTGAGTCGTTTTATTTTTAGGAGAAAGTTAGTAATGCCAACAACGGTTCCTGATTCTTCATGGTACAAAGCTAAAAGTGCTGGTGCAGATGCTCCTTGTTCGTGTCCGTATGCCAATGTACACAAATGTTATAG is a window of Serratia plymuthica DNA encoding:
- the ptsG gene encoding PTS glucose transporter subunit IIBC produces the protein MFKNAFANLQKVGKSLMLPVSVLPIAGILLGVGSANFSWLPMVVSHVMAEAGGSVFANMPLIFAIGVALGFTNNDGVSALAAVVAYGIMVKTMAVVAPLVLHLPADEIAAKHLADTGVLGGIISGSIAAYMFNRFFRIQLPEYLGFFAGKRFVPIISGLAAIVLGVVLSFIWPPIGTAIQTFSQWAAYQNPVVAFGIYGVVERALVPFGLHHIWNVPFQMQIGEFTNAAGQVFHGDIPRYMAGDPTAGKLSGGFLFKMYGLPAAAIAIWHSAKPENRAKVGGIMISAALTSFLTGITEPIEFSFMFVAPILYAIHAILAGLAFPICILLGMRDGTSFSHGLIDFIVLSGNSSKIWLFPIVGIIYGVVYYTIFRVLIAKLDLKTPGREDTASEQVAQGGSEMSAALVQAFGGKDNITNLDACITRLRVSVADVSKVDQPGLKKLGAAGVVVAGSGVQAIFGTKSDNLKTDMDEYIRNH